One genomic segment of Ferrimonas sp. YFM includes these proteins:
- a CDS encoding EAL domain-containing protein has translation MSITKRFTLQLAVIALPILIFIGSALYWQLESGLSSMTADLHSRTLAGVVDELETELRRQSRDLSDVLVAQPPLRNHLLAQSRLQGRVPLVINHHGELRLLLPDGVRPTGTEQGILDKYSRLFNVGTFQYERSGVMALGERYYTVVVLPAQTKAWRGLALIQELTPERFKALSHASELIGELLLLPESRIGRNISIPVATFSGEPLWVTATFHQWQRVQKSHLLWSLMALFIGAIALMLGVMLFQLRRQLLVPAQELKGALENHQQNKLWHKPLKLKGSSATRKLTKLINSLSEEISVSHLFQHSALNAVSDAAIMVNQEGRVIQLSPVAELLLGLKTDQVLHKPLSAIMPGNSGAQLDAMLVALLNGGKLHEEGRVQLAREQLARMVDFSITRVDRAEGQCVGAVVILKDITRSELLKRELKRKAQYDVITSLYNRQSFDQFLQNLESDDGQHAICYMDLARFKLINDSCGHEAGDRMLKDVSEAMARCIRKGDFLARIGGDEFALVLANTTALEAARQLKVLMDKVRAITLYWDSGSYTVGIHIGVAFHRGLESTPREVFKDAELACQAAKTKGESQIHFFDSLDQDMAHQRNAPAWAMKINEAIINDNLVLFFQPIEAISHKTERRRMEILLRIREENGSILAPGQFIAAAERFNLMPTVDRAVVRKAFEWLARHPELWEIQVLSVNLSGTTLSSDGLVDYIDDLTKSLNIPPHCICFEVTETAAIANESRALEILHALRRRGFAFALDDFGSGFASYGYLRQLPVDYVKIDGCFVRNLATNAKDYAIVKSIHDVCRVIGIETVAEFVEDQDTLDQLKMIGVNYAQGYGIGRPKDLETYEPDLPPPEEQAQAWP, from the coding sequence ATGAGCATAACCAAGCGCTTTACACTACAACTTGCGGTTATCGCCTTGCCGATATTGATCTTTATCGGCAGCGCCCTCTATTGGCAACTGGAAAGTGGCCTCTCCTCCATGACCGCCGACTTGCACAGCCGTACCCTGGCTGGTGTGGTGGACGAGCTTGAGACCGAACTGCGTCGCCAGAGCCGGGACCTGTCCGACGTCCTGGTTGCCCAGCCTCCCCTCAGAAATCACCTGTTGGCCCAAAGCCGGCTTCAGGGGCGGGTGCCTCTGGTGATCAACCACCATGGCGAGCTGCGTCTGCTGCTGCCGGACGGGGTGCGCCCCACCGGCACCGAACAGGGAATACTGGACAAGTACAGCCGTCTGTTCAACGTGGGCACCTTTCAGTATGAACGCAGTGGCGTGATGGCGCTTGGGGAGCGTTACTATACCGTGGTGGTGCTGCCGGCCCAGACCAAGGCCTGGCGCGGACTGGCCCTGATTCAGGAGCTGACACCGGAGCGCTTCAAGGCGCTGAGTCACGCCAGTGAACTCATCGGCGAGCTGCTGCTGTTGCCCGAGTCACGCATCGGCCGCAACATCAGCATCCCTGTGGCCACCTTCTCCGGCGAACCCCTTTGGGTGACCGCCACCTTCCATCAGTGGCAGCGGGTGCAGAAGAGCCACCTGCTGTGGTCGCTGATGGCCCTGTTCATCGGCGCCATCGCGCTGATGCTGGGGGTGATGCTGTTCCAGTTGCGGCGGCAGTTGCTGGTGCCAGCTCAGGAGCTCAAGGGGGCTCTGGAGAATCATCAGCAGAATAAGCTTTGGCACAAGCCTCTGAAGCTCAAAGGCAGCAGTGCCACCCGCAAACTGACCAAGCTGATCAACTCCCTGTCCGAAGAGATCTCCGTAAGCCACCTGTTTCAGCACAGTGCCCTCAATGCGGTGTCCGATGCGGCCATCATGGTCAACCAGGAGGGGCGGGTGATCCAGCTCAGCCCCGTGGCCGAGTTGTTGTTGGGGCTGAAAACCGACCAGGTCCTACACAAACCCCTGTCCGCCATCATGCCCGGAAATTCCGGGGCTCAGCTGGATGCCATGCTGGTGGCCCTGCTCAATGGCGGCAAGCTTCATGAAGAGGGACGGGTGCAACTGGCCCGGGAGCAGCTGGCGCGGATGGTGGACTTCAGCATCACCCGGGTGGACAGAGCGGAGGGGCAGTGTGTGGGCGCCGTGGTGATCCTCAAGGACATCACCCGCTCCGAGTTGCTCAAGCGCGAACTCAAGCGCAAGGCCCAGTACGATGTGATCACCTCGCTCTACAATCGTCAGAGCTTCGATCAGTTCCTGCAGAACCTGGAGAGCGACGACGGTCAGCACGCCATCTGCTACATGGACCTGGCCCGCTTCAAGCTGATCAACGACAGCTGTGGTCACGAGGCCGGGGATCGCATGCTCAAGGATGTGTCCGAGGCAATGGCCCGTTGCATCCGTAAGGGCGACTTCCTGGCCCGCATCGGCGGCGATGAGTTTGCCCTGGTGCTGGCCAACACCACCGCCCTGGAGGCGGCACGCCAACTCAAGGTGCTGATGGACAAGGTCCGCGCCATCACCCTCTATTGGGACTCCGGCAGCTATACCGTCGGCATTCACATAGGTGTGGCCTTCCACCGCGGGCTGGAGAGCACCCCCAGGGAGGTGTTCAAAGATGCCGAGCTGGCCTGTCAGGCGGCCAAGACCAAGGGCGAGAGTCAGATCCACTTCTTCGACTCCCTGGATCAGGATATGGCCCATCAGCGCAACGCTCCGGCCTGGGCCATGAAGATCAACGAGGCGATCATCAACGACAACCTGGTGCTGTTCTTCCAGCCCATTGAGGCGATATCCCATAAGACGGAGCGACGCCGGATGGAGATTCTGCTGCGGATTCGGGAAGAGAACGGCAGTATCCTGGCGCCGGGGCAGTTCATCGCTGCCGCAGAACGCTTCAACCTGATGCCCACCGTCGACCGGGCGGTAGTGCGCAAGGCGTTCGAATGGCTGGCCCGCCACCCTGAGTTGTGGGAGATTCAGGTGCTGTCGGTGAACCTGTCCGGCACCACCCTCTCCAGTGACGGCCTGGTGGATTACATTGATGATCTCACCAAGAGCCTGAACATCCCGCCTCACTGCATCTGTTTCGAGGTAACCGAGACCGCGGCGATTGCCAACGAAAGCCGGGCCCTGGAGATCCTCCATGCCCTGCGCCGCCGAGGATTTGCCTTCGCCCTGGATGACTTCGGCTCAGGCTTCGCCTCCTACGGTTACCTGCGTCAGCTGCCGGTGGACTATGTGAAGATCGACGGTTGTTTCGTCCGTAACCTGGCCACCAATGCCAAGGACTACGCCATTGTGAAATCGATCCACGACGTGTGCCGGGTGATCGGCATCGAGACGGTAGCCGAGTTTGTCGAGGATCAGGACACCCTGGATCAGCTGAAGATGATTGGGGTCAACTACGCCCAGGGCTACGGCATCGGCCGGCCCAAGGATCTGGAGACCTATGAGCCGGATCTGCCGCCGCCGGAGGAGCAGGCTCAGGCCTGGCCATAA
- a CDS encoding uracil-DNA glycosylase family protein yields MDSDRQDATELKNASQALAKRIGRCQLCKDVLPLGPRPVVQFSSSSRLLIIGQAPGLKVHNSGIPWNDPSGVRLREWMNLEPERFYDPSRVAIMPMGFCYPGRGRSGDNPPDPRCAPLWHQQIQALMPRIRLTILVGQYAQRHYLEGFNSLTESVRRWRTHLEQGIIALPHPSPRNNLWLRRNPWFEAELIAPLQQSVAAALKGN; encoded by the coding sequence ATGGATTCTGATAGACAGGACGCGACAGAGCTCAAAAATGCTTCACAGGCACTGGCCAAACGCATAGGCCGATGCCAGTTGTGTAAAGATGTTCTGCCCCTGGGGCCTCGTCCCGTGGTGCAGTTTTCCAGCAGCAGCCGACTGCTCATCATAGGCCAGGCACCCGGGCTCAAGGTCCACAACAGCGGCATCCCCTGGAACGACCCCAGCGGTGTGCGGCTGCGGGAGTGGATGAACCTGGAACCGGAGCGGTTCTACGACCCAAGCCGGGTCGCCATCATGCCCATGGGTTTCTGTTACCCCGGGCGGGGCAGAAGTGGTGACAATCCGCCGGATCCCCGCTGTGCCCCGCTGTGGCATCAGCAGATTCAGGCATTGATGCCCAGGATTCGATTGACGATTCTGGTGGGCCAGTATGCCCAGCGGCACTACCTGGAAGGATTCAATTCCCTGACCGAGAGCGTACGCCGCTGGCGCACTCACCTGGAACAGGGAATCATTGCCCTGCCCCACCCCTCTCCCAGGAACAACCTGTGGCTCAGGCGCAACCCCTGGTTTGAGGCAGAACTGATAGCGCCGCTGCAACAGAGTGTGGCAGCGGCGCTCAAAGGCAATTAG
- a CDS encoding pseudouridine-5'-phosphate glycosidase codes for MLEQYLDIQPEVAQALANNQPVVALESTIISHGMPYPRNVETALMVEQAIREQGAIPATIAIIEGRLKVGLDEEQIRHLGQAGQAVTKVSRRDIPFIVAAKKDGATTVAATMILAAMAGIKVFATGGIGGVHRGAQETFDISADLQELANTDVAVICAGAKSILDLGLTREYLETQGVPVVGYQTDSLPAFYTRESEHSIDYRLDTPEAIAEALKAKWAMDLKGGVVVANPIPEEFAMAPQVITDAIETALKEAEEQGIGGKASTPFLLARVCELTGGNSLDSNIQLVLNNARLGARIAAAYCS; via the coding sequence ATGTTAGAGCAGTATCTGGATATCCAGCCTGAAGTGGCCCAAGCCCTGGCCAACAACCAGCCCGTTGTTGCCCTGGAGTCCACCATCATCTCCCACGGTATGCCCTATCCACGCAACGTGGAAACTGCGCTGATGGTTGAGCAGGCGATTCGTGAGCAGGGGGCCATCCCCGCCACCATCGCCATCATCGAGGGTCGTCTGAAGGTGGGCCTGGATGAGGAGCAGATTCGCCATCTGGGTCAGGCCGGTCAAGCGGTCACCAAGGTGAGCCGTCGCGACATCCCCTTCATCGTGGCCGCCAAGAAAGATGGCGCCACCACCGTCGCTGCCACCATGATTCTGGCCGCCATGGCCGGCATCAAGGTGTTTGCCACCGGCGGCATTGGTGGTGTACACCGCGGCGCCCAGGAGACCTTCGACATCTCTGCGGACCTGCAGGAGCTGGCCAACACCGACGTGGCGGTGATCTGCGCCGGCGCCAAGTCCATCCTGGACCTGGGCCTGACCCGCGAGTATCTGGAGACTCAAGGGGTGCCTGTTGTGGGCTACCAGACCGACAGCCTGCCTGCGTTCTACACCCGTGAAAGTGAGCACAGCATCGATTACCGCCTGGATACCCCGGAAGCGATCGCCGAGGCGCTGAAGGCCAAGTGGGCCATGGATCTGAAAGGTGGCGTGGTGGTGGCCAACCCCATTCCAGAAGAGTTCGCCATGGCGCCCCAGGTGATCACCGACGCCATCGAAACCGCCCTGAAGGAAGCGGAAGAGCAGGGCATCGGCGGCAAGGCCTCCACCCCCTTCCTGCTGGCCCGTGTGTGCGAGCTGACCGGTGGTAACAGCCTGGACTCCAACATCCAGCTGGTGCTGAACAATGCCCGTCTGGGTGCCAGGATTGCTGCCGCCTACTGCAGCTAA
- a CDS encoding PfkB family carbohydrate kinase: MTERELQILTILRQDPLIPQQELADRLGISRSAVAGHIMNLTRKGAIQGKGYILAPEQYAVVIGGANMDLCGRSDAPLVSGDSNPGHLTCSAGGVGRNIADNLGRLGSRVQFVGALGDDNWGEQLKQACREAGVGVDHCLTVAGATTSSYLSIHGPDGEMQVALNDMSLIGRLGAEQLAKRDGIFKRASALVLDANLSQDALEYLFDRHGDTPILVDPVSTVKAGKLAPFLEKIHTLKPNRMEAALLADRQLNRLEDLPDVAAALHDRGVQRLLISLGAEGAFASDGQQHRFIPASATQVNNVTGAGDALMAGLTHGFMNQWQWDRSVDFALGAARLALIADNTINSTMSEQAVERLLEETPSC; encoded by the coding sequence ATGACCGAGCGGGAATTACAGATTCTGACCATACTGCGTCAGGACCCCCTGATCCCTCAGCAGGAGCTGGCGGACCGTCTTGGCATCAGTCGCAGCGCCGTGGCTGGTCACATCATGAATCTCACCCGCAAGGGGGCGATTCAGGGCAAGGGCTACATTCTGGCACCGGAGCAGTACGCCGTGGTGATCGGTGGCGCCAACATGGACCTCTGTGGCCGTTCCGATGCGCCCCTGGTCAGCGGGGATTCCAATCCCGGCCACCTCACCTGCAGTGCCGGCGGCGTGGGTCGCAACATCGCCGACAATCTGGGCCGCCTGGGCAGCCGGGTTCAGTTTGTGGGGGCCCTGGGGGACGACAACTGGGGCGAACAGCTGAAGCAGGCCTGCCGAGAGGCTGGCGTTGGGGTGGATCACTGTCTGACCGTCGCTGGTGCCACCACCAGCAGTTACCTGTCCATCCACGGTCCAGACGGTGAGATGCAGGTGGCGCTGAACGACATGTCGCTGATCGGACGTCTGGGCGCCGAGCAACTGGCCAAGCGCGACGGCATCTTCAAGCGCGCCAGTGCCCTGGTGCTGGATGCCAACCTGAGCCAGGACGCTCTGGAGTATCTGTTTGACCGCCATGGGGACACGCCAATCCTGGTGGACCCGGTCTCTACGGTGAAGGCGGGCAAACTGGCACCCTTCCTGGAGAAGATCCACACCCTGAAGCCAAACCGTATGGAAGCCGCCCTGCTGGCCGACCGGCAGCTGAACCGCCTGGAAGATCTGCCTGATGTAGCGGCGGCCCTGCACGATAGAGGGGTCCAGCGCCTGCTGATCAGCCTGGGGGCCGAGGGGGCCTTTGCCAGTGACGGGCAGCAGCATCGCTTCATTCCGGCGTCCGCCACTCAGGTCAACAATGTCACCGGGGCCGGTGACGCCCTGATGGCCGGCCTGACCCACGGCTTTATGAATCAATGGCAATGGGACCGCAGTGTCGACTTTGCCCTGGGCGCGGCGCGTTTGGCGCTGATTGCCGACAACACCATCAATTCAACCATGTCAGAGCAGGCGGTCGAGCGTCTGCTGGAGGAGACCCCATCATGTTAG
- the hemE gene encoding uroporphyrinogen decarboxylase — translation MSELKNDRYLRALLRQPVDKTPVWMMRQAGRYLPEYRATRAEAGDFMSLCRNAELACEVTLQPLRRYPLDAAILFSDILTVPDAMGLGLYFEQGEGPRFETLCDSKAVIEKLPVPDPEGELKYVMDAVRTIRRELKGEVPLIGFSGSPWTLATYMVEGGSSKDFAKIKKMAFAEPATLHMLLDKLADSVILYLNAQIKAGAQAVQIFDTWGGALSGPAYREFSLQYMQKIVDGLIRENDGRKVPVVLFTKGGGQWLEDIAATGCDAVGCDWTVDMKAARQRVGDKVALQGNMDPSWLYAPADKIRGEVSRILEEFGPGNGHVFNLGHGIHQHVDPENAGAFIRAVHELSEPYHK, via the coding sequence ATGTCCGAGTTGAAAAACGATCGTTACTTGCGTGCGCTGCTGCGCCAGCCCGTAGATAAAACCCCGGTATGGATGATGCGTCAGGCTGGACGCTACCTGCCTGAGTACCGCGCCACTCGCGCCGAGGCCGGCGATTTCATGTCCCTGTGCCGCAACGCCGAGCTGGCTTGCGAAGTGACCCTGCAGCCTCTGCGTCGCTACCCTCTGGATGCCGCCATCCTGTTCTCCGACATCCTGACCGTGCCAGATGCCATGGGTCTGGGTCTCTACTTCGAGCAGGGCGAAGGCCCACGCTTCGAAACCTTGTGTGACAGCAAGGCGGTGATTGAGAAGCTGCCTGTGCCTGATCCAGAAGGTGAGCTGAAGTACGTGATGGATGCGGTCCGCACCATCCGCCGCGAGCTGAAGGGCGAAGTGCCTCTGATCGGCTTCTCCGGCAGCCCCTGGACCCTGGCCACCTACATGGTTGAGGGCGGCAGCTCCAAAGATTTCGCCAAGATCAAGAAGATGGCCTTCGCTGAGCCCGCCACCCTGCACATGCTGCTGGACAAGCTGGCCGACTCCGTCATCCTCTACCTGAACGCCCAGATCAAGGCCGGCGCTCAGGCGGTACAGATCTTCGATACCTGGGGCGGCGCCCTGTCCGGCCCGGCTTACCGCGAATTCTCCCTGCAGTACATGCAGAAGATCGTTGATGGCCTGATCCGTGAAAACGACGGCCGCAAGGTGCCTGTCGTGCTGTTCACCAAGGGCGGTGGCCAGTGGCTGGAAGACATCGCCGCCACCGGCTGTGACGCCGTCGGCTGTGACTGGACCGTGGATATGAAGGCGGCCCGTCAGCGTGTGGGTGACAAGGTGGCCCTGCAGGGCAACATGGACCCCTCCTGGCTGTACGCGCCAGCGGACAAGATCCGTGGCGAAGTGTCCCGCATCCTGGAAGAGTTCGGTCCTGGCAACGGCCACGTGTTCAACCTGGGCCACGGCATTCACCAGCACGTGGATCCAGAGAACGCCGGCGCCTTTATCCGTGCCGTACACGAGCTGTCCGAGCCCTACCACAAGTAA
- the rsd gene encoding sigma D regulator: protein MLTRLQNAVEQWGGKNTLIDQWLNNRRQLLIHYCQLANLPPYDSAPHLPDPDGVHHFCNLLVDYVSEGHFEVYDQVVSECEKHGEECRQLASRIVPQIAKSTDVALDFNDKFGVPFDEDDERMMELDESLSRLGQAMEERFAFEDKLLDTLHRHYSEELQPQP from the coding sequence ATGTTAACCAGACTCCAGAATGCGGTAGAACAGTGGGGGGGAAAGAACACACTCATTGACCAGTGGCTGAACAATCGGCGTCAGTTGCTGATTCACTACTGCCAGCTGGCTAACCTGCCCCCCTACGACAGCGCCCCTCACCTGCCCGACCCGGATGGGGTCCATCACTTCTGCAACCTGCTGGTCGACTACGTCTCCGAAGGCCACTTCGAGGTCTACGATCAGGTGGTCTCCGAGTGCGAGAAACACGGCGAGGAGTGCCGTCAGCTGGCCAGCCGCATCGTTCCCCAAATTGCCAAGAGCACCGACGTCGCCCTGGACTTCAATGACAAGTTCGGCGTGCCCTTCGACGAAGACGATGAACGGATGATGGAGCTGGATGAGTCCCTCTCTCGCCTGGGCCAGGCGATGGAGGAGCGCTTCGCCTTCGAAGACAAGTTGCTGGACACCCTGCATCGCCACTACAGCGAAGAGCTGCAGCCCCAGCCCTGA
- the acnB gene encoding bifunctional aconitate hydratase 2/2-methylisocitrate dehydratase → MLEAYREHVAERANQGIAPKPLDAEQTAALVELLKNPPAGEEETLVDLLENRIPPGVDEAAYVKASFLTAVARGESASPLLSKARATELLGTMQGGYNIEPLIALLDDAELASLAAKALSHTLLMFDAFHDVVDKMNAGNDFAKQVVHSWAEAEWFLSKPALAEKITLTVFKVSGETNTDDLSPAPDAWSRPDIPLHALAMLKTARDGITPDKDGEIGPISTIEALKEKGHPVAYVGDVVGTGSSRKSATNSVLWFMGDDIPNVPNKRGGGYCLGGKIAPIFFNTMEDAGALPIELDVSKMNMGDVIEIYPYEGVAKNADSGEELCRFELKTDVLLDEVRAGGRIPLIIGRGLTDRAREALELGTSEVFRRPADVADSGKGYTLAQKMVGKACGVAGVRPGQYCEPKMTTVGSQDTTGPMTRDELKDLACLGFSADLTMQSFCHTSAYPKPVDVTTHATLPDFIMNRGGISLRPGDGVIHSWLNRMLLPDTVGTGGDSHTRFPLGISFPAGSGLVAFAAATGVMPLDMPESVLVRFKGEMQPGITLRDLVHAIPYYAIQQGLLTVEKQGKKNIFSGRVLEIEGLDHLTVEQAFELSDASAERSAAGCTIKLSEESVAEYLNSNIVMLKWMIAEGYGDRRTIERRIQAMEKWLANPELMQADADAEYCEVIEIDLAEIKEPILCAPNDPDDARLLSEVQGESIDEVFIGSCMTNIGHFRAAGKLLDKHKGALPTRLWVAPPTKMDQQQLIDEGYYGIYGRVGARTEQPGCSLCMGNQARVADGASVVSTSTRNFPNRLGTGANVFLASAELAAVASIMGKLPSVEEYQEYAKAIDAQAADTYRYLNFHKMEHYTKPAGEVIIQTAV, encoded by the coding sequence GTGCTAGAAGCCTACCGTGAACACGTTGCCGAACGCGCAAACCAAGGTATCGCTCCCAAGCCCCTGGACGCGGAGCAGACCGCTGCCCTGGTGGAGCTGCTGAAGAATCCCCCCGCCGGTGAAGAGGAGACCCTGGTCGACCTGCTGGAAAACCGCATCCCCCCCGGCGTAGACGAAGCCGCCTATGTGAAGGCCAGCTTCCTGACCGCCGTCGCCCGCGGAGAAAGCGCCAGCCCATTGCTGAGCAAGGCACGTGCCACTGAACTGCTGGGCACCATGCAGGGCGGTTACAACATCGAACCGCTGATTGCCCTGCTGGATGACGCCGAGCTGGCGTCTCTGGCCGCCAAGGCTCTGTCCCATACCCTGCTGATGTTTGATGCCTTCCACGATGTGGTGGACAAGATGAACGCCGGCAACGATTTTGCCAAGCAGGTGGTGCACTCCTGGGCTGAAGCGGAGTGGTTCCTGTCCAAGCCTGCACTGGCTGAGAAGATCACCCTGACCGTATTCAAGGTCAGCGGTGAAACCAACACCGATGATCTGTCTCCCGCCCCCGATGCCTGGTCCCGCCCGGACATCCCGCTGCACGCCCTGGCGATGCTGAAGACTGCCCGTGACGGCATTACCCCGGACAAGGACGGTGAGATTGGCCCCATCAGCACCATCGAGGCGCTGAAGGAGAAGGGTCACCCCGTTGCCTATGTGGGCGACGTCGTGGGTACCGGCTCCTCCCGTAAATCCGCCACCAACTCGGTGCTGTGGTTTATGGGCGACGACATCCCCAATGTGCCCAACAAGCGCGGCGGTGGCTACTGCCTGGGTGGCAAGATTGCGCCCATCTTCTTCAACACCATGGAAGACGCCGGCGCCCTGCCCATCGAGCTGGATGTCAGCAAGATGAACATGGGCGACGTCATCGAGATCTACCCCTATGAGGGCGTGGCCAAGAACGCCGACAGTGGCGAAGAGCTGTGTCGTTTCGAGCTGAAGACCGACGTACTGCTGGATGAAGTGCGTGCCGGTGGCCGTATTCCGCTGATCATTGGCCGCGGCCTGACCGACCGCGCCCGCGAAGCCTTGGAGCTGGGCACCAGCGAGGTGTTCCGTCGTCCCGCCGATGTGGCCGACAGTGGCAAGGGCTACACTCTGGCCCAGAAGATGGTGGGCAAGGCCTGTGGCGTCGCCGGTGTTCGTCCCGGCCAGTACTGTGAGCCCAAGATGACCACAGTGGGTTCCCAGGACACCACCGGCCCCATGACCCGTGATGAGCTGAAGGACCTGGCCTGTCTGGGCTTCTCCGCCGACCTGACCATGCAGTCCTTCTGCCACACCTCCGCCTATCCCAAGCCGGTGGACGTGACCACTCACGCCACCCTGCCTGACTTCATCATGAACCGTGGCGGCATCTCCCTGCGCCCCGGTGACGGCGTGATTCACTCCTGGCTGAACCGCATGCTGCTGCCCGATACCGTGGGCACCGGCGGCGACTCCCACACCCGCTTCCCTCTGGGAATCTCCTTCCCGGCCGGTTCCGGTCTGGTGGCTTTCGCCGCTGCCACCGGTGTGATGCCACTGGATATGCCTGAGTCTGTACTGGTGCGCTTCAAGGGCGAGATGCAGCCTGGCATCACCCTGCGCGACCTGGTGCACGCCATCCCCTACTACGCCATTCAGCAGGGCCTGCTGACCGTGGAGAAGCAGGGTAAGAAGAACATCTTCTCCGGCCGCGTGCTGGAGATCGAGGGGCTGGACCACCTCACCGTGGAACAGGCGTTCGAACTGTCTGACGCGTCCGCCGAGCGCTCCGCCGCCGGGTGCACCATCAAGCTGTCCGAGGAGTCTGTGGCCGAGTACCTGAACTCCAATATCGTGATGCTGAAGTGGATGATTGCCGAGGGCTATGGCGACCGCCGTACCATCGAGCGCCGCATCCAGGCGATGGAGAAGTGGCTGGCCAACCCTGAGTTGATGCAAGCCGATGCCGATGCCGAGTACTGCGAGGTGATCGAGATCGACCTGGCCGAGATCAAGGAGCCTATCCTGTGTGCCCCGAACGATCCGGACGATGCCCGCCTGTTGTCTGAGGTTCAGGGCGAAAGCATCGATGAGGTGTTCATCGGCTCCTGCATGACCAACATCGGTCACTTCCGCGCCGCCGGCAAGCTGCTGGACAAGCACAAGGGTGCATTGCCGACCCGTCTGTGGGTGGCGCCGCCCACCAAGATGGATCAGCAGCAGCTGATCGATGAGGGTTACTACGGCATCTATGGCCGTGTGGGTGCCCGCACCGAGCAGCCCGGTTGCTCCCTGTGCATGGGTAACCAGGCCCGGGTGGCCGACGGGGCGTCCGTGGTCTCCACCTCCACCCGTAACTTCCCCAACCGTCTGGGTACCGGAGCCAATGTGTTCCTGGCCTCTGCGGAGCTGGCGGCGGTGGCCTCCATCATGGGCAAACTGCCCAGTGTCGAGGAGTATCAGGAGTACGCCAAGGCGATCGACGCCCAGGCGGCGGACACCTACCGTTACCTGAACTTCCACAAGATGGAGCACTACACCAAGCCGGCCGGTGAGGTGATCATCCAGACCGCGGTGTAA
- a CDS encoding DUF4382 domain-containing protein, with translation MIKPLSIISLALLVAGCGGSSGSSSPQTGQFSLAVSDAPVEQADEVVLFFNEVVLVPEDGGDPILIDLSEGGPDSVDLLDYTGSNSATLVNSQTLAVGEYTMCLYALDGDGTQQLSYVNTQDQGVVPLRVNSKGSCQGVRGNTDEAGRIFFNQPFTINTGINNYVAEFNLRQGLVDPQGQEGMFIKPTAVQLVNEAGAGNIAGVLAVEQREACEADMTSLLEVSEFSHVAYLFAGERDRTTMGDLVGDAGYPDGSPLVAPVATADISLDEASGEYRYEFGFIGEGTYSIGYTCVANFDLPESHETEEQDFTFYQHYTPVQVQPGLTTVQDLDPIL, from the coding sequence ATGATCAAACCCCTTTCCATCATCAGTTTGGCACTGCTTGTGGCCGGTTGCGGCGGCAGCAGCGGCTCCTCCTCTCCACAGACAGGACAGTTCTCCCTGGCGGTGTCCGATGCGCCGGTGGAGCAGGCGGACGAAGTGGTGCTGTTCTTCAACGAAGTGGTGCTTGTGCCCGAGGACGGCGGCGATCCCATACTGATCGACTTGAGTGAAGGGGGCCCGGACAGTGTCGACCTGCTGGATTACACCGGCAGCAACAGCGCCACCCTGGTGAACAGCCAGACCCTGGCCGTGGGCGAGTACACCATGTGCCTCTATGCCCTGGACGGGGACGGTACCCAGCAACTGTCTTACGTGAATACCCAGGATCAGGGGGTGGTGCCGCTTCGAGTGAACAGCAAAGGCAGCTGTCAGGGTGTCAGAGGCAACACCGACGAGGCGGGGCGCATCTTCTTCAATCAGCCTTTTACCATCAATACCGGCATCAACAACTACGTGGCGGAGTTTAATCTGCGTCAGGGGCTGGTGGACCCACAAGGCCAGGAGGGGATGTTCATCAAGCCCACCGCAGTACAACTGGTGAATGAGGCCGGTGCCGGCAACATCGCCGGTGTTCTGGCTGTGGAGCAGAGAGAGGCGTGTGAGGCGGACATGACCTCTCTGCTGGAGGTGTCCGAGTTCAGTCACGTGGCTTACCTGTTTGCCGGGGAACGTGACCGCACCACCATGGGTGATCTGGTGGGGGACGCCGGGTATCCGGATGGGTCACCTCTGGTGGCGCCGGTGGCCACCGCCGACATCAGCCTGGATGAGGCCAGCGGCGAGTATCGCTATGAGTTTGGCTTTATCGGAGAGGGGACCTACAGCATCGGCTATACCTGTGTGGCCAACTTCGATCTGCCCGAGAGTCACGAGACCGAAGAGCAGGACTTCACCTTCTACCAGCACTACACTCCGGTACAGGTCCAGCCTGGACTGACCACTGTTCAAGACCTGGATCCCATTTTGTGA